Genomic segment of Bacteroidota bacterium:
GAAAATGGTTAATCGACGATATTCAGAATGTTTCTGAAAGATAATTATACATGTTAAAAACAGAACAAAATTTAAGAAAAGTAAATGTTACAAGATATATCATGCCTTTGCGTGAAGGTGGTTCATTACCTGCATTGGCCGAGGCTGATGATGATTTTAAATACGTATTAAAATTCAGAGGTTCAGGTCACGGTGCTAAAGTGTTGATAGCAGAATTAATTGGTGGAGAAATTGCGCGATTACTTGGTTTGAAAGTTCCTGAATTGGTTTTTGCAAATTTAGATGAGGCTTTTGGGCAAACGGAAGGAGATGAGGAGATACAGGATATTTTACAATGGAGCAAAGGATTAAATCTCGCATTACATTTTTTATCCGGAGCAATAACTTTCGATCCTGTTGTAACACAGGTGGATGAAAAATTGGCTTCGCAAATTGTTTGGCTCGATGCATTTATCACCAATG
This window contains:
- a CDS encoding aminotransferase class I and II, with product MLKTEQNLRKVNVTRYIMPLREGGSLPALAEADDDFKYVLKFRGSGHGAKVLIAELIGGEIARLLGLKVPELVFANLDEAFGQTEGDEEIQDILQWSKGLNLALHFLSGAITFDPVVTQVDEKLASQIVWLDAFITNVDRTFKNTNMLIWHKELWLIDHGACLYFHHNISNWEKQALSPFSLIKDHVLLSRAFMLEQINADFKLILTEEKLRYITMLIPDEWLFWEGTEETPDDLRNMYFHFLISRLNNSDIFINEAIHAREISI